A part of Carettochelys insculpta isolate YL-2023 chromosome 1, ASM3395843v1, whole genome shotgun sequence genomic DNA contains:
- the NPAT gene encoding protein NPAT isoform X1: protein MLLPSDVARLVLGYLQQEKLLTTCREFILESSDLKEYAEHCTEDGFVPACLLSLFGKNLTTILNEYVAMKTKETTNEVPAIMSSLWKKLDYTLSQIRSMQNSAGFSANQRTRTRSGIADMKRQRMLQSAAPASGLLSVAHQSGQLNSSCMATTQIIQRPIVNQNVSQTRLNTLFAHQSQPQENNVTTEDAIHILVPGPQERKFYSSLLSPGRRKSESQKKKSIASPGPHSGSRSFQDSSVVVMEEESEPLQELIDGNFPQLVIENAREKILSNKSLQEKLAENINKFLGSEGSVAQTPKQADSGPAEHESSIDEIFGLQSEIHMSEEAIQDILEQTESDPAFQALFDLFEPGKNKSNKNAPPAMSNQTGVESTILVDEDNLETIETSLETHEASDHSREAQTCTDYHSEVASCTLKNSNGGDDSTKKSVTCEQSHGSSKHNIQTHNFQTVTDEQIGELQIPFESVPDLIDSNQRQNSGVDQNKHCVESYSNKISAELVAKNQTAMDTETNALNHNSLNTPHLEYDRSEIPQSSLASLDKDPVTVDNGTYPGTSEHHLSPDTSLSERTNTSPSQKSPGHSVVLKNSNASSCSQSGESGENDQVVTKETPMLSVALQQNSNHHSNCQDLDKMLLDCVERSVNIADPTGAQLQLEVVDPSNIPQPGDQLALNKPSTKDVSLHLGSSDFERTQMEMQEPSSSTETGAETIFFSSGDDGCTEISVVSTESNPAVSEACRSPPLETACMTGESSSEFRSIGDDSSSSQPVDVDPSSIVSLKIIISDDPLMSSDTELNNAVSSITGENLPTIILSSPAKTTGLSKSVTSEETERAGDSASAEQNLLVLRSKDPIVSSANMQNEECTVFSVAGASNLSKDAGFIQLTPATSTAFGNSNNLYIATCVTDPTTLGTAVTPSNVVVLPGNSVSLAGQAPPAQQLQTPPRSNMFTMSQTVSPNFPQGSAIIIASPVQPVLPGMVGMIPVSVVGQSGNAFSAPARQVLHMPIANPMCNRSVPKIPIPPKSQKTPGARNKSNTGKLGTSAAKPVTQTSSRVQRTGNSDRNACAELGRKLEESSLTVPAESTSSSSKQNESHRRVLCFDSALSTPGGNSQIHNTKSSLQKETNENPSLFAVDSPNAVSASNKTQPNKREKDKTLPRILCKAEVGGSRHTAMKEAQPERRAVAAGLTLDPFHKTTANKENELRRDVDENQKSQDAAKLSNGQKNIGLWNEKTVSSVQEQNKKQGSQSNVNSKNSGSVALSSKEPKRDQTKPSTHSHCLASPLTKQAVEMLHGIQWHSPASKVVENGDLPVPRTPSGVGDTHTEDITDSVRTPTCRRYIEDSTTPRIMVPPATPDLPACSPASETGSENSVSMAAHTLMILSRAAIARTSSMTPLKDNTQQFRSVRSAAKKRKLEDLNECERNSRSASKKELQSSTTPVKKKKIKKKKLPHCFPAGMDVDKFLLSLHYDE from the exons GGTATTTACAACAAGAAAAACTTTTAACTACCTGCCGTGAATTTATATTGGAAAGCTCGGATTTAAAGGAATATGCTGAGCACTGTACAGAAGATGGTTTTGTTCCAGCCTGTTTACTG TCTTTGTTTGGAAAAAATTTGACAACTATTCTCAATGAATATGTAGCCATGAAAACAAAAG aaactacAAATGAAGTTCCAGCCATTATGTCATCTTTGTGGAAGAAGTTAGACTACACTCTTTCTCAGATCAG GAGTATGCAGAATTCTGCAGGATTTTCTGCTAATCAAAGGA CACGTACAAGAAGTGGAATTGCAGATATGAAAAGGCAGAGAATGCTTCAGTCAGCGGCTCCAGCCTCAGGATTGTTGTCTGTAGCTCACCAGTCCGGACAACTTAATTCCTCTTGTATGGCGACTACGCAGATTATTCAGAGACCAATAGTAAATCAAAATGTGTCACAGACAAGATTGAATACTTTGTTTGCACACCAGTCACAACCACAGGAAAATAACGTCACCA CAGAAGATGCTATACATATTCTAGTTCCTGGACCTCAAGAACGAAAATTTTATTCAAGCTTGCTATCTCCAGGAAGACGAAAAAG TGAATCTCAGAAGAAGAAAAGTATTGCATCACCTGGACCTCATTCAGGAAGTAGAAGTTTTCAGGACTCCAGTGTGGTGGTGATGGAAGAAGAAAGTGAACCCCTCCAAGAACTCATAGATGGCAATTTTCCT CAATTGGTCATTGAAAACGCCAGAGAGAAAATATTGAGCAACAAATCTCTTCAGGAGAAGCTTGCAGAAAACATTAACAAATTTTTGGGCAG TGAAGGCAGTGTTGCTCAGACTCCGAAACAGGCAGACAGTGGTCCTGCAGAACACGAGTCCTCAATTGATGAAATCTTCGGACTTCAG agTGAAATCCACATGTCAGAAGAAGCAATACAGGACATCCTGGAACAGACAGAATCAGACCCAGCTTTTCAGGCACTCTTTGATCTTTTTGAACCTG GTAAAAACAAGAGTAATAAAAATGCACCTCCAGCCATGTCCAATCAGACTGGAGTAGAAAGTACAATCTTGGTGGATGAAGATAATCTGGAAACAATTGAAACATCTTTAGAAACACATGAAGCTA GTGATCATTCCAGAGAGGCACAAACCTGTACAGATTATCATTCAGAAGTAGCATCATGCACCTTGAAGAACAGCAATGGTGGTGATGATAGCACTAAGAAAAGCGTAACTTGTGAACAATCTCATGGAAGTAGTAAACACAATATACAGACTCATAACTTTCAAACAGTAACTGATGAACAAATTGGTGAGCTTCAAATCCCCTTTGAATCTGTGCCTGATTTGATTGACTCTAACCAAAGACAGAATTCTGGTGTTGACCAAAACAAACACTGTGTGGAATCTTACAGTAATAAAATCTCAGCTGAATTAGTAGCAAAAAATCAAACAGCTATGGACACTGAAACAAATGCACTAAATCATAATAGTTTAAATACACCCCATCTGGAGTATGATCGTTCTGAAATTCCACAGAGTTCCTTGGCTTCCCTTGACAAAGACCCTGTAACTGTTGACAATGGAACATATCCTGGAACAAGTGAGCATCATTTGTCACCGGATACTTCTTTATCTGAAAGAACAAATACAAGTCCCTCTCAGAAGAGCCCTGGTCACAGTGTGGTGCTTAAAAATAGTAATGCATCCAGCTGTAGTCAGTCTGGAGAGTCAGGTGAAAATGATCAGGTTGTAACAAAAGAAACACCCATGTTGTCTGTTGCTTTACAGCAAAATTCTAACCACCATTCTAACTGTCAAGACCTTGATAAAATGCTATTGGATTGTGTTGAAAGATCTGTAAATATAGCAGATCCAACAGGAGCACAATTGCAGCTTGAAGTTGTAGATCCTTCCAACATACCTCAGCCAggtgaccagcttgcacttaatAAGCCTTCTACAAAAGATGTAAGTCTCCATTTGGGGTCGTCAGACTTTGAGAGAACACAAATGGAAATGCAAGAACCTTCATCTTCTACAGAAACGGGTGCTGAGACAATATTTTTCTCTTCGGGTGACGATGGATGTACAGAAATTTCTGTAGTATCCACTGAAAGTAATCCCGCTGTATCTGAAGCATGCCGTTCCCCTCCACTAGAAACTGCATGCATGACAGGAGAATCTAGCAGTGAGTTCAGAAGTATTGGTGATGATTCTTCCAGTAGTCAGCCTGTGGATGTAGATCCTTCCAGTATAGTGTCCCTCAAAATCATTATCAGTGATGACCCATTGATGTCATCTGACACTGAGTTAAACAATGCAGTTTCCAGCATCACTGGAGAAAATTTGCCAACTATAATACTGTCTTCTCCAGCTAAAACTACGGGGTTATCCAAAAGTGTCACTTCAGAAGAGACTGAAAGAGCTGGGGATTCAGCATCTGCAGAGCAGAATCTTCTTGTGCTCAGATCTAAAGACCCCATTGTGAGTTCAGCTAATATGCAGAATGAAGAATGCACTGTTTTTTCAGTCGCTGGTGCATCGAATCTCTCCAAGGATGCAGGATTTATACAGTTGACGCCAGCAACGAGCACAGCTTTTGGCAATTCAAATAACCTTTATATAGCTACATGTGTGACTGATCCAACCACATTGGGCACTGCTGTAACACCATCTAATGTAGTTGTGTTGCCTGGCAATTCTGTGTCACTTGCTGGCCAGGCTCCACCAGCACAGCAGCTACAGACTCCTCCTAGGTCAAACATGTTTACGATGAGTCAGACCGTATCTCCAAACTTTCCACAAG gTTCTGCCATTATAATTGCATCTCCTGTCCAGCCTGTTCTACCAGGAATGGTGGGGATGATCCCTGTATCAGTAGTGGGACAAAGTGGAAATGCTTTTTCAGCACCTGCCCGCCAG GTTTTGCACATGCCTATCGCAAATCCTATGTGCAACAGAAGTGTTCCTAAGATACCCATCCCTCCCAAATCTCAGAAGACCCCAGGAGCAAGAAACAAGTCAAATACAG GAAAGCTGGGAACCAGTGCAGCAAAGCCTGTGACTCAGACAAGTTCTCGAGTACAAAG GACTGGAAATTCAGACAGGAAtgcctgtgcagagctgggaaggaaaCTGGAAGAAAGTTCACTTACTGTACCAGCAGAGTCCACAAGTTCAAGTTCCAAACAGAATGAAAGCCACAGGagggttctttgttttgatagtgctttATCTACTCCAGGAGGAAATTCCCAAATTCATAATACTAAGAGCTCGTtacagaaagaaacaaatgaaaatcCTTCTTTATTTGCAGTAGACTCTCCAAATGCTGTATCTGCCTCTAATAAAACACAGCCCAACAAAAGAGAAAAGGATAAAACTTTGCCTAGAATTCTGTGTAAGGCTGAGGTTGGTGGTAGTAGACACACAGCTATGAAAGAAGCACAGCCTGAGAgaagagctgtggctgcaggACTCACATTAGACCCCTTTCACAAAACCACAGCAAATAAAGAGAATGAATTAAGAAGGGATGTTGATGAAAACCAAAAGAGCCAGGATGCTGCAAAACTGTCAAATGGCCAGAAGAACATTGGCCTTTGGAATGAAAAAACTGTTTCTTCAGTGCAGGAACAGAATAAAAAACAAGGATCACAGTCAAATGTGAATAGTAAAAATTCAGGATCTGTTGCCCTATCTTCAAAGGAGCCAAAAAGAGACCAAACAAAACCTTCCACGCACAGCCATTGTTTGGCAAGTCCATTAACTAAACAAGCTGTAGAGATGCTACATGGCATTCAGTGGCACAGCCCTGCTAGCAAAGTGGTTGAAAATGGAGATTTACCAGTACCTCGTACACCCTCCGGAGTTGGGGATACACACACTGAGGATATTACTGACAGCGTAAGGACACCAACTTGCAGACGTTACATTGAAGACAGTACAACCCCTAGAATAATGGTCCCTCCTGCTACTCCAGACttgcctgcctgcagcccagctaGTGAAACAGGTAGTGAAAACAGTGTTAGTATGGCTGCCCATACACTGATGATTCTATCAAGGGCTGCTATTGCAAGGACTAGTAGTATGACTCCCCTGAAGGACAACACACAACAATTTAGGTCAGTGAGAAGCGCAGCAAAAAAAAGGAAGCTGGAGGATTTGAATGAATGTGAACGAAATTCCCGTTCTGCTAGTAAAAAGGAACTTCAGAGTTCTACAACGcctgtgaaaaagaaaaaaataaag AAAAAGAAGCTACCACATTGTTTCCCTGCTGGAATGGATGTGGACAAGTTCTTGTTATCTTTGCATTATGATGAATAG
- the NPAT gene encoding protein NPAT isoform X2, with amino-acid sequence MLLPSDVARLVLGYLQQEKLLTTCREFILESSDLKEYAEHCTEDGFVPACLLSLFGKNLTTILNEYVAMKTKETTNEVPAIMSSLWKKLDYTLSQIRSMQNSAGFSANQRTRTRSGIADMKRQRMLQSAAPASGLLSVAHQSGQLNSSCMATTQIIQRPIVNQNVSQTRLNTLFAHQSQPQENNVTKDAIHILVPGPQERKFYSSLLSPGRRKSESQKKKSIASPGPHSGSRSFQDSSVVVMEEESEPLQELIDGNFPQLVIENAREKILSNKSLQEKLAENINKFLGSEGSVAQTPKQADSGPAEHESSIDEIFGLQSEIHMSEEAIQDILEQTESDPAFQALFDLFEPGKNKSNKNAPPAMSNQTGVESTILVDEDNLETIETSLETHEASDHSREAQTCTDYHSEVASCTLKNSNGGDDSTKKSVTCEQSHGSSKHNIQTHNFQTVTDEQIGELQIPFESVPDLIDSNQRQNSGVDQNKHCVESYSNKISAELVAKNQTAMDTETNALNHNSLNTPHLEYDRSEIPQSSLASLDKDPVTVDNGTYPGTSEHHLSPDTSLSERTNTSPSQKSPGHSVVLKNSNASSCSQSGESGENDQVVTKETPMLSVALQQNSNHHSNCQDLDKMLLDCVERSVNIADPTGAQLQLEVVDPSNIPQPGDQLALNKPSTKDVSLHLGSSDFERTQMEMQEPSSSTETGAETIFFSSGDDGCTEISVVSTESNPAVSEACRSPPLETACMTGESSSEFRSIGDDSSSSQPVDVDPSSIVSLKIIISDDPLMSSDTELNNAVSSITGENLPTIILSSPAKTTGLSKSVTSEETERAGDSASAEQNLLVLRSKDPIVSSANMQNEECTVFSVAGASNLSKDAGFIQLTPATSTAFGNSNNLYIATCVTDPTTLGTAVTPSNVVVLPGNSVSLAGQAPPAQQLQTPPRSNMFTMSQTVSPNFPQGSAIIIASPVQPVLPGMVGMIPVSVVGQSGNAFSAPARQVLHMPIANPMCNRSVPKIPIPPKSQKTPGARNKSNTGKLGTSAAKPVTQTSSRVQRTGNSDRNACAELGRKLEESSLTVPAESTSSSSKQNESHRRVLCFDSALSTPGGNSQIHNTKSSLQKETNENPSLFAVDSPNAVSASNKTQPNKREKDKTLPRILCKAEVGGSRHTAMKEAQPERRAVAAGLTLDPFHKTTANKENELRRDVDENQKSQDAAKLSNGQKNIGLWNEKTVSSVQEQNKKQGSQSNVNSKNSGSVALSSKEPKRDQTKPSTHSHCLASPLTKQAVEMLHGIQWHSPASKVVENGDLPVPRTPSGVGDTHTEDITDSVRTPTCRRYIEDSTTPRIMVPPATPDLPACSPASETGSENSVSMAAHTLMILSRAAIARTSSMTPLKDNTQQFRSVRSAAKKRKLEDLNECERNSRSASKKELQSSTTPVKKKKIKKKKLPHCFPAGMDVDKFLLSLHYDE; translated from the exons GGTATTTACAACAAGAAAAACTTTTAACTACCTGCCGTGAATTTATATTGGAAAGCTCGGATTTAAAGGAATATGCTGAGCACTGTACAGAAGATGGTTTTGTTCCAGCCTGTTTACTG TCTTTGTTTGGAAAAAATTTGACAACTATTCTCAATGAATATGTAGCCATGAAAACAAAAG aaactacAAATGAAGTTCCAGCCATTATGTCATCTTTGTGGAAGAAGTTAGACTACACTCTTTCTCAGATCAG GAGTATGCAGAATTCTGCAGGATTTTCTGCTAATCAAAGGA CACGTACAAGAAGTGGAATTGCAGATATGAAAAGGCAGAGAATGCTTCAGTCAGCGGCTCCAGCCTCAGGATTGTTGTCTGTAGCTCACCAGTCCGGACAACTTAATTCCTCTTGTATGGCGACTACGCAGATTATTCAGAGACCAATAGTAAATCAAAATGTGTCACAGACAAGATTGAATACTTTGTTTGCACACCAGTCACAACCACAGGAAAATAACGTCACCA AAGATGCTATACATATTCTAGTTCCTGGACCTCAAGAACGAAAATTTTATTCAAGCTTGCTATCTCCAGGAAGACGAAAAAG TGAATCTCAGAAGAAGAAAAGTATTGCATCACCTGGACCTCATTCAGGAAGTAGAAGTTTTCAGGACTCCAGTGTGGTGGTGATGGAAGAAGAAAGTGAACCCCTCCAAGAACTCATAGATGGCAATTTTCCT CAATTGGTCATTGAAAACGCCAGAGAGAAAATATTGAGCAACAAATCTCTTCAGGAGAAGCTTGCAGAAAACATTAACAAATTTTTGGGCAG TGAAGGCAGTGTTGCTCAGACTCCGAAACAGGCAGACAGTGGTCCTGCAGAACACGAGTCCTCAATTGATGAAATCTTCGGACTTCAG agTGAAATCCACATGTCAGAAGAAGCAATACAGGACATCCTGGAACAGACAGAATCAGACCCAGCTTTTCAGGCACTCTTTGATCTTTTTGAACCTG GTAAAAACAAGAGTAATAAAAATGCACCTCCAGCCATGTCCAATCAGACTGGAGTAGAAAGTACAATCTTGGTGGATGAAGATAATCTGGAAACAATTGAAACATCTTTAGAAACACATGAAGCTA GTGATCATTCCAGAGAGGCACAAACCTGTACAGATTATCATTCAGAAGTAGCATCATGCACCTTGAAGAACAGCAATGGTGGTGATGATAGCACTAAGAAAAGCGTAACTTGTGAACAATCTCATGGAAGTAGTAAACACAATATACAGACTCATAACTTTCAAACAGTAACTGATGAACAAATTGGTGAGCTTCAAATCCCCTTTGAATCTGTGCCTGATTTGATTGACTCTAACCAAAGACAGAATTCTGGTGTTGACCAAAACAAACACTGTGTGGAATCTTACAGTAATAAAATCTCAGCTGAATTAGTAGCAAAAAATCAAACAGCTATGGACACTGAAACAAATGCACTAAATCATAATAGTTTAAATACACCCCATCTGGAGTATGATCGTTCTGAAATTCCACAGAGTTCCTTGGCTTCCCTTGACAAAGACCCTGTAACTGTTGACAATGGAACATATCCTGGAACAAGTGAGCATCATTTGTCACCGGATACTTCTTTATCTGAAAGAACAAATACAAGTCCCTCTCAGAAGAGCCCTGGTCACAGTGTGGTGCTTAAAAATAGTAATGCATCCAGCTGTAGTCAGTCTGGAGAGTCAGGTGAAAATGATCAGGTTGTAACAAAAGAAACACCCATGTTGTCTGTTGCTTTACAGCAAAATTCTAACCACCATTCTAACTGTCAAGACCTTGATAAAATGCTATTGGATTGTGTTGAAAGATCTGTAAATATAGCAGATCCAACAGGAGCACAATTGCAGCTTGAAGTTGTAGATCCTTCCAACATACCTCAGCCAggtgaccagcttgcacttaatAAGCCTTCTACAAAAGATGTAAGTCTCCATTTGGGGTCGTCAGACTTTGAGAGAACACAAATGGAAATGCAAGAACCTTCATCTTCTACAGAAACGGGTGCTGAGACAATATTTTTCTCTTCGGGTGACGATGGATGTACAGAAATTTCTGTAGTATCCACTGAAAGTAATCCCGCTGTATCTGAAGCATGCCGTTCCCCTCCACTAGAAACTGCATGCATGACAGGAGAATCTAGCAGTGAGTTCAGAAGTATTGGTGATGATTCTTCCAGTAGTCAGCCTGTGGATGTAGATCCTTCCAGTATAGTGTCCCTCAAAATCATTATCAGTGATGACCCATTGATGTCATCTGACACTGAGTTAAACAATGCAGTTTCCAGCATCACTGGAGAAAATTTGCCAACTATAATACTGTCTTCTCCAGCTAAAACTACGGGGTTATCCAAAAGTGTCACTTCAGAAGAGACTGAAAGAGCTGGGGATTCAGCATCTGCAGAGCAGAATCTTCTTGTGCTCAGATCTAAAGACCCCATTGTGAGTTCAGCTAATATGCAGAATGAAGAATGCACTGTTTTTTCAGTCGCTGGTGCATCGAATCTCTCCAAGGATGCAGGATTTATACAGTTGACGCCAGCAACGAGCACAGCTTTTGGCAATTCAAATAACCTTTATATAGCTACATGTGTGACTGATCCAACCACATTGGGCACTGCTGTAACACCATCTAATGTAGTTGTGTTGCCTGGCAATTCTGTGTCACTTGCTGGCCAGGCTCCACCAGCACAGCAGCTACAGACTCCTCCTAGGTCAAACATGTTTACGATGAGTCAGACCGTATCTCCAAACTTTCCACAAG gTTCTGCCATTATAATTGCATCTCCTGTCCAGCCTGTTCTACCAGGAATGGTGGGGATGATCCCTGTATCAGTAGTGGGACAAAGTGGAAATGCTTTTTCAGCACCTGCCCGCCAG GTTTTGCACATGCCTATCGCAAATCCTATGTGCAACAGAAGTGTTCCTAAGATACCCATCCCTCCCAAATCTCAGAAGACCCCAGGAGCAAGAAACAAGTCAAATACAG GAAAGCTGGGAACCAGTGCAGCAAAGCCTGTGACTCAGACAAGTTCTCGAGTACAAAG GACTGGAAATTCAGACAGGAAtgcctgtgcagagctgggaaggaaaCTGGAAGAAAGTTCACTTACTGTACCAGCAGAGTCCACAAGTTCAAGTTCCAAACAGAATGAAAGCCACAGGagggttctttgttttgatagtgctttATCTACTCCAGGAGGAAATTCCCAAATTCATAATACTAAGAGCTCGTtacagaaagaaacaaatgaaaatcCTTCTTTATTTGCAGTAGACTCTCCAAATGCTGTATCTGCCTCTAATAAAACACAGCCCAACAAAAGAGAAAAGGATAAAACTTTGCCTAGAATTCTGTGTAAGGCTGAGGTTGGTGGTAGTAGACACACAGCTATGAAAGAAGCACAGCCTGAGAgaagagctgtggctgcaggACTCACATTAGACCCCTTTCACAAAACCACAGCAAATAAAGAGAATGAATTAAGAAGGGATGTTGATGAAAACCAAAAGAGCCAGGATGCTGCAAAACTGTCAAATGGCCAGAAGAACATTGGCCTTTGGAATGAAAAAACTGTTTCTTCAGTGCAGGAACAGAATAAAAAACAAGGATCACAGTCAAATGTGAATAGTAAAAATTCAGGATCTGTTGCCCTATCTTCAAAGGAGCCAAAAAGAGACCAAACAAAACCTTCCACGCACAGCCATTGTTTGGCAAGTCCATTAACTAAACAAGCTGTAGAGATGCTACATGGCATTCAGTGGCACAGCCCTGCTAGCAAAGTGGTTGAAAATGGAGATTTACCAGTACCTCGTACACCCTCCGGAGTTGGGGATACACACACTGAGGATATTACTGACAGCGTAAGGACACCAACTTGCAGACGTTACATTGAAGACAGTACAACCCCTAGAATAATGGTCCCTCCTGCTACTCCAGACttgcctgcctgcagcccagctaGTGAAACAGGTAGTGAAAACAGTGTTAGTATGGCTGCCCATACACTGATGATTCTATCAAGGGCTGCTATTGCAAGGACTAGTAGTATGACTCCCCTGAAGGACAACACACAACAATTTAGGTCAGTGAGAAGCGCAGCAAAAAAAAGGAAGCTGGAGGATTTGAATGAATGTGAACGAAATTCCCGTTCTGCTAGTAAAAAGGAACTTCAGAGTTCTACAACGcctgtgaaaaagaaaaaaataaag AAAAAGAAGCTACCACATTGTTTCCCTGCTGGAATGGATGTGGACAAGTTCTTGTTATCTTTGCATTATGATGAATAG